One genomic window of Salvia miltiorrhiza cultivar Shanhuang (shh) chromosome 4, IMPLAD_Smil_shh, whole genome shotgun sequence includes the following:
- the LOC131022934 gene encoding protein PSK SIMULATOR 2-like → MVGFKHKGWLPEIASSKKDHHARRRCADESKKKAPRLRILAFETAKSMSRLISLYKSLSDGQISRLKNRIIKSKGISYLTSTDEEFLLSLACGERTEDLDHAAAVVSRLGKKCGDPWLNQFDLVYTDLKLGVLDFGKLEYGSRYAEKRVRKMEKLVSATASLHAALAALAEMEAAERKMKRRNKQMELDANSDLFNQKLEIQRKDVKYLKETSLWRKSCDKCVSIMATIVIIVYIRICSVFKPYITILPSISLLNVACFQQQRDLELIEKIKQQLVEHPSHVNTEFKPNKIRLYRRKSGIFFNDWDAFETDGEKFIKNNRVFHSAGPSTLGGSGLALHYANVILLVEKYLDSSSSIGRDEREALYQMLPENLKALVRVKLSKNMRCSGDDAFLAEGWRAATVEIMGWLAPMAEDMVRWQMERHVDKLKFDTKPSVLLLQTLHFCDKEKTEAAIAEVLVALSCVYRFENRSIYGE, encoded by the coding sequence ATGGTCGGTTTCAAGCATAAGGGTTGGCTGCCGGAGATCGCCTCCTCCAAAAAAGACCACCACGCTCGCCGCCGTTGCGCCGACGAGTCAAAGAAGAAGGCCCCTCGTTTGCGAATCCTCGCATTCGAGACCGCCAAATCCATGTCGAGGTTGATCTCTCTCTACAAATCTCTCTCCGACGGTCAGATCTCCCGCCTGAAAAACCGCATCATCAAATCCAAAGGAATTTCGTACCTGACCTCCACGGACGAGGAGTTTCTGCTCAGCCTCGCCTGTGGCGAAAGGACCGAAGACCTCGATCACGCCGCCGCGGTCGTTTCGCGGCTGGGGAAGAAATGCGGCGATCCGTGGCTCAACCAGTTCGATCTCGTTTACACGGATTTGAAGCTCGGCGTCCTCGATTTCGGGAAATTGGAGTACGGCTCGAGGTATGCTGAGAAACGTGTGCGTAAGATGGAGAAATTGGTTTCCGCGACGGCGAGCCTGCACGCGGCGCTTGCTGCTCTGGCGGAGATGGAGGCCGCGGAAAGGAAGATGAAGCGGAGGAACAAGCAGATGGAATTGGACGCGAATTCCGATCTATTCAATCAGAAACTCGAGATCCAGCGCAAGGACGTGAAGTATTTGAAAGAAACTTCTCTGTGGCGCAAATCGTGTGATAAATGTGTGAGCATAATGGCGACGATCGTGATCATCGTCTACATCAGAATCTGCTCTGTTTTCAAGCCGTACATCACGATTCTCCCCTCGATCTCGTTGCTGAACGTTGCATGTTTCCAGCAGCAGAGAGATCTAGAACTGATTGAGAAGATAAAGCAGCAATTGGTTGAACACCCTAGCCATGTGAATACAGAGTTCAAACCTAACAAAATCCGGTTGTACAGGCGAAAATCGGGGATTTTCTTCAACGATTGGGACGCATTCGAAACCGATGGAGAAAAATTCATCAAAAACAACAGAGTATTCCACAGCGCAGGGCCGTCGACGTTGGGCGGGTCAGGGCTGGCGTTGCACTACGCGAATGTGATCCTATTGGTGGAGAAGTACTTGGACTCGTCGTCGTCGATTGGCCGCGACGAGCGCGAGGCGCTGTACCAGATGCTGCCGGAGAATCTCAAGGCGCTGGTGAGAGTGAAGCTGAGCAAGAACATGAGATGCAGCGGGGATGATGCGTTCCTGGCGGAAGGGTGGAGGGCGGCGACGGTGGAGATCATGGGGTGGCTGGCGCCGATGGCGGAGGACATGGTGAGGTGGCAGATGGAGAGGCATGTGGACAAGCTCAAGTTCGATACCAAGCCTAGTGTGCTTCTGCTGCAGACGCTGCATTTCTGTGATAAGGAGAAGACCGAAGCGGCCATTGCTGAAGTGCTGGTGGCGTTGAGCTGCGTCTATAGGTTTGAGAATCGCAGTATTTATGGTGAATGA